The window AATTCGGTGGCGATGGAGTAAGGGTCACACCCGTAACCATCCCGAACACGGAAGTTAAGCCTTAGATCGCCGATGGTACTGCATGGTAGACTATGTGGGAGAGTAGGACGCTGCCGGATAAAATATACAAACCCCTGAAGAATTTATTCTTCAGGGGTTTTTTATTTGGTGGAATTGAATTTTGGGCTTGGACTTGTTGTGGGTGTTTTTTTGCAACCGAAATTTGACCCACCTAAAGTATAAACCTTGCAGGTTCCCAGGCTTTGATTTAGACTCGAACTCGTTGCGGGCTCGTTCCCAAGCTCCAGTTTGTGAATGTAACCATATGAAATAACAGGACTTATTCATGCTGACCCATGAGATTTGAAAAATTAAATCCCAAGGGTGTTAATAATTAAGACTGGAAACTTTTAAATAAATTATTTATAAAATAAATTCATTTTGTCAGCTTATATTTTTCAAAAAAATAGCCGCTGGATTCCTCAATATAGTCCCCTTCACACCAATAACCAAGAGCAGCGGCTTTGTTGGATAATTCAACAGGGTCATAAACCTTTGTTCCGTCATCAAGTTTTGTGCTAATTTCTTCTATTTTATTAAGCTCTTCATCTGTAACAAAAAAAAACTTTTCATTTTTTTTTATTGAATTGTTTTTTCTTTCTAAAAGTTCTTTTAAAGTCTCCATTTTTCCTCCAGTTATATAATTGATTATATCAATTAATAATATAAAAATTATTTATCCCCACATTATAGGGCTTTCTTCTGTTAAACTGATAAAGTCTTTTGATTTTTTATTTATAAAATCCATAATTTCTAAAGAAAGGTCTATGTTTAATGCTTTTGAGTTTTCCTTTGACTGTTCTTTATTTCTAGCCCCGGCAATTGCAGCGGTGTTTTCATGCTTTTTTACCCAGGCAAGGGCAAGTTCTGAAAGTGAAATACCAAGGTTGGATGCAATTGGTTTCAGGTCTTCAATAATTTCAAGGGCTTTTTCAAAAGTTTCGCCTTGGAAAAGTTTATTTGAGGCTCGGTTATCTTTTTTGTCAAATTTATGGTCTTTTTTAAATTTGCCTGATAAAAGCCCTTGGGCCATTGATGAATATGAAAGTATTGTGATCTTATTTTCTAAGCAAAAAGGCATTAAATCTTTTTCAATATGCCTCCATAAAATCGAGTAGGGCGGCTGAACAGAATCTATCCGGGAAAAGTTCAAGGCTTCTTTTAATTGCTCCCTGGAAAAGTTTGAAACTCCTATAGCTCTTATTTTTCCTTGTTCCTTAAGTTTTTTCATTGCTTCAAGGGTTTCTGAAACAGGAATTCTTTTGGAGCCGAAACTTCCTGCAGGCCAGTGAATCTGATAAAGATCTATATAATCAGTATCAAGATTTTTTAATGACTTTTCACAGGCTGAAACAAGTTTTTCCTTTGAAAGGTTGTGGGGAGCAGCTTTAGTTGCAATAATAACTTTGTCTCTTACATTTTTAAGGGCTTTTCCAAGAATTCTTTCTGAATGACCTTTCCCATACATTTCAGCGGTGTCAAAAGTTGTGATATTGTTCTCATAGGCAGTTGTTATTGCCTCAATGCTGTCTGAATCCTGAATCCCTGTCCACATTTGCTTTCCTGTCTGCCAGGTTCCCATTATAATCTTTGAAATTTTAATATCAGTTGACCCAAGGTTTAAAAAATTCATTTTTGCTCCATTGTTATAAAAAATAAATCAAGCCGACAAACAAAGTTATTCGGCCTGATAAAGTAAATTCTGTACCCAAGTTTAATTGTATTCCAAAGTTTGTCCAGTGGATAAAATTGTGTTTTTTAAAATCAGTTAATATTATCCCTGCTTTTGTAGAGTAAAAGACTGCTGCTTACAACCATTATGCTGCTCATGCTCATTGCAAATGCTGCAACCATAGGGTTGAGTTGCCTAATCCAATCTGGCATTTCAGGGAATGGGGCAAGTATCCCTGCTGCAATAGGAATAAGAAGGATATTGTAGACAAAAGCCCAGAAAAGGTTCAATTTTATAGTCTTAAGAGTTTTTTTGCTAAGCCTTATACAATAGGGCAAAAGTCTCATTTTATGTCCTGGAAGAATTATATCAGCAGATTCTATAGCAACATCAGTTCCTGTTCCAAGGGCTATTCCTGAATGTGCTGTTGCAAGTGCTGGTGCATCGTTTATTCCGTCACCTACCATTGCAGCAAATCCGTATTTAGCCTGGTAATCTTTTACAAGTTTTGCCTTTGAATCTGGTGTAGCTTCAGCAATATAATCATCAATCCCAAGTGTTTTTGCTGTATTAGCAGCTGTCTTTTCATTGTCGCCTGTAAGAAGGGTGATTTTTAAGCCTAGATTTTTAAGTTCTTTAATTGCTTGTTTGGAGTCTTCTTTTATTTCATCATGAATTTCAAAAACTCCCTTAATTGAATTGTTAGCCGATAAAACAGCGGGAGTGTTTCCCCTTGAATAAACAGTCTCAAGAATTGAAAGAGCTTTTTTGGGCAGGTTGTCAAACCATCCTGGTTTTCCGATTTTGTATTCAATATTTTCAATTTTCCCCTTTACACCCATTCCGCCGACCTCTTCAAAGTCTGAGCATTCAATTATTTCTGCATTTTCACTGATTCCTTTTTTTGTAATAGCAGAAGAAACAGGGTGGTTTGAGTTTTTTTCAATTGAGGTTGCTATGCTTAGCAGTTTTTCTTCATCAAAATCCTTGTCAATTTTATAAATATTTAAAACAGAGGGTTCACCTTTTGTAAGAGTTCCGGTTTTATCAATAATAATAGTTTTTACTGAAGCAAGTTTTTGAATAGCTTTGCCTGACTTGAATAAAACCCCTGAAACAGCTCCTTTTCCTGCTCCTGCCATAAGTGCTGTTGGGGTTGCAAGCCCAAGAGCACATGGGCATGCTATCACAAGAACTGCTGTTAGCCTTACAATTGAAGCTGTAAAATCGCCTGTAAAAAAATACCAGATGGAAAAAGTAATAATTGCTGAAATAATTACAAATGGGACAAAAACAGCGGCAACTCTGTCTGCAACTTCTTGAACAGGGGCTTTACTGCCTTGTGCATGCCTTACAATTTCAACTATTTTTGCAAGAACACTATCTTTTCCTATAGCTGTTGCTTTTATTTTTATTAATCCGTTTATGTTTAAAGTTCCACCTGTTACAAGGTCTCCTGGGTTTTTATCAGCAGGAAGAGACTCACCTGTGAGCATGGATTCGTTAATAGCGGACTTTCCATAAACAATTTCTCCGTCAACAGGGATGTTTTCACCTGGTTTTACAATAATAATATCGTTAACTTCTATTTCTGAAAGATTTTTGCTTTCAGTTGTTCCGTCTTTATTTTCCTTTAAAACCTTTTTGGGAGTAAGATCTAAAAGTTTTTTTACAGCTTCTCCTGTTTTTCCTTTTGTTCTTGCTTCAAGCATTTTACCAAGCTTGATAAGAGTTATTATAACTGCTGACGTTTCAAAATAAAGATGGTCCCCTTTGAAAGAAGTAAATAAGATCACTGTAGAATAAAAATATGCAGCCGAGGAACCAAGAGCCACAAGAACATCCATATTGGAAGACCCGTTTTTAAGACTGGTGTATGCACCTTTATAATAATCAAAGCCAGTGAAAAACTGAACCGGTGTTGCAAGAATGAAAAGAAGCAGACCCATTAAAAAAGACTCAGGATATGAAGGAAGAAGATTGGTCATATCAGCTGTCATGGAAACAAGGAATAAAGGTATGGTAAAAACAAGGCCTGTTATAAATTTAATTTTTTGATTTTTAGCTTCTTTTAAGTCTTGTGAAAGAAAGTCTTCATTATCTTTTATTTCAAAGGCTTTAAATCCTATGGACTCAATTTTTTTTATAATCTCATCAATTGAAATGATTGAATCAATGTATTCTATTGCAAGAGTTTCATCTCCAAGGTTTACGTTTGCAATGATAATTCCAAATATAGAGTTGAGATTTTTCTCTATGCTCATTGAACAATTTGTGCAGTGCATTCCTGAAATTTTTAAAAAACTTGTTTTTGTTAGAAGTTTGAATCCGGCATCTATTACAGAGTTGTTTATTTGATGTAAAACTTCCGGGTTTTCTTTTTTTAAACTGAAATTTAAGGATTCATCAGCATAGCTTACATTTATATTTTCTGGGGATTCAAGTTTAGAGATTTTTTTTTCAACACTGGCAGCACAGTTGTTGCAATGCATTCCATTAATTGGAATTCTGTAGTTTTTCACAAATCCACCTTTCATTTAAAGATTTAATGCCATGTCTATAGAAAGTAAACTTGTTTAATTTAATGTCAATCGTTTTGTTTGCAATTGAAAGAAGTTTTTAGAATCAATTTAGGTCTCACCCTTAAAGGTTTTGGTTGTTGACAATAGTTAAATCCAGATGTATCTATATATCAACATAAATTGATATATTCAGAAACGGAAAACGGTGAAATTCCGTTGCGGACGCGCCGCTGTTACCGGAGCTAATTTTTACCTGAAAAAGCAATTGATATTTTTATCTGAAAATTTACTTAGTTCAGGTTTGCAAATTGTCACTGGATTTTAAAATTCGGGAAGGCAAATTGTTAAAAAAGGCCGGAAGCCAGAAGACGACTGAATACAATCTTGCAGATTTGTCTCGCGTTACAGGCAAAATTATTGTTTTTTATAACCTGAGCGTTTCACTTCTGCTTCTTTAAACTTTTGTAAAGGAGCAAAAAATGAAGTCACACATTTTAGGATTTCCCTCAATAGGGGAAAAAAGAGAGCTTAAAAAGGCCCTTGAGTCGTTTTGGAAAAAAGAAATTTCATTTCAAGATCTTGAAAACAAAGCTGAAGGTATCAAAATTTTTAACTGGGAATTACAAAAGTCCAGCGGATTAACTTATGTTACCACAGGTGATTTTTCTCTTTATGATAATATCCTTGATACTACCTCAATGCTTGGGCTTGTTCCTTCTAGATTTGGATTTAAAAGGGAAAATATTTATCCAAAGTATTATTTTGACATGGCAAGGGGGAATCAGAAAAAAAATATTTTACCCCTTGAAATGAAAAAATGGTTTAATACAAATTATCATTATATGGTTCCTGAGTTTGAAAAAAACTTAAGACCTTTAAAATCTTCACAAAAAATTATTTCTGAAACAAGGCTTTGCAGTCAACTTGGTTATAATCCAAAACCTGTTCTTACAGGAGCCTTTACCTATCTTTTGTCAGGAAATGAAATAAAGGGGTTTGAAAGGTTTGAACTTCTTGATGAAATTTTAAATATTTATTGTGAAATAGTAAAAGAGCTTTCAAATTATACAGATCTTATTCAGATTGATGAGCCAATTCTTTCAACTGATATTGATGTAAATATAAAAAAAGATTTTAAGTGTTTTTACAAAAAACTTAAAAAAGCGTCCGGGAATTCAAAAATAATGATTGCATCATATTTTGATGAATTAAGGGAAAATTTAGATCTTATTTTTGACTGTGGTATTGATGGAATACATTTTGATTTTGTTAATCAAAATAAAGATCTGGAAAAATTAAGTTCAGATCTGCCTGAAAATATGTTTTTATCCCTTGGAATTATAAACGGAAAAAATGTCTGGATAAATAACCTTGAAAATTCAATTGAAATTTTAAGCGGTTTTAAAAAAAGATTTAAAAATGAAATTATGGTTTCTACTTCATGTTCGCTTAAACATGTTCCTGTAAATCTTGAAAATGAAACTTTAATGGATGAAAATATTAAATCTCTTTTTTCATTTGCAAAACAAAAAATTATTGAAACTTCATTTCTTGGCAGGGCATTGGATGGAAATATTGATAATACTTTTCTTGAGAAAAATAAAAAAGCCTTTGAATTTAAAAAAAGCAGCAAAAAGTTAAATATTGAAAGAGTTCGAACCAGAGTAAAAAATATTACAGATCAAATGTTTGAAAGAAAATCTCCTTTTGAAAAGAGAATAAAAATTCAAAAAGAAAAATTAAATCTACCTATTTTTCCTGTAACAACAATTGGTTCTTTTCCACAGACTCCAGATATAAGAAAGCAAAGACAAAAATTCAAAAAAGGGGATATTTCAAAATCAGAATATAATAATTTCATTGAGTCTAAAATTGATGAAATGATAGATTTTCAGGAAAAAACAGGGCTTGATGTTTTTGTCCATGGTGAACCTGAGCGAAATGACATGGTTGAATATTTTGGTGAAAATCTGGAAGGTTTTATAATTAGTCAAAATGGGTGGGTTCAAAGTTATGGAAGCAGATGTGTAAAGCCTCCTGTAATTTATGGGGATATTGAAAGACTAAGTCCTGTAACTTTAAACTGGATTAATTATGCTTCCTCAAAAACAGACAAAATAGTCAAGGGGATGCTCACAGGGCCTGTTACAATTTATTGCTGGAGTTTTCCAAGGGATGATATTTCAAAAAAAGAGATTTTATTTCAGCTTGGTCTTGCAATAAGAGATGAAGTTTGTGATCTGGAAAAATCAGGAATTAAAATAATTCAGATTGACGAAGCTGCTTTAAGAGAAGGGCTTCCTTTAAGAAAATCAAAACATGAAGATTACCTTGAAACAGCTGTTAATTCTTTTTGTCTTGCATCTTCAGGTGTTGGAGATGAAACTCAGATCCACACACATATGTGTTATAGTGAGTTTAATTCAATAATTGAGTGGATTGCAAAAATGGATGCAGATGTTATTACTATTGAAGCATCCAGAAGTAAAATGAAGCTTCTTGATGCATTCAAAAAATTTAATTATCCAAATGAAGCAGGGCCGGGCGTTTATGATATTCATTCCCCAAGAATTCCAGAAACCGAAGAAATTGTAAATCTTTTAAAACTTGCCCTTGAAACAGTTCCTGCCAACAAATTATGGGTAAATCCTGATTGCGGGCTTAAAACAAGGGGATGGGATGAAACTGAAAAGTCTCTTAAAAATTTAGTAAAGGCTGCTCAAATTTTGAGAAAAGAATATGAAAATATTATCATTTAATTGGGTAAATCCAAGGTTTAAATAAAATATTAAATTCTCCTGATTCAGATAGTCAGGAGAATTTTAAAAATCAGTAAATTTTTCTAACCTCAACACCTGTTTTTTCAAGGTGTTTTTTTACATCTTCAATTTCAACTTCTTTTCTATGAAAAATTCCTGCTGCAAGACCTGCTTCAACTTTTGTTTTTGAAAAAACCTCTTCAAAATGTTCAACTTTTCCAGCACCACTTGAAGCAATAACAGGAATGGAAACCTTTTTTTTCACAAGGTTTATAAGGTTTATGTCAAAACCTGAGTTAGTTCCATCTTTGTCTATTGAATTGACAAGAATTTCACCCGCACCAAGTTCCTGACAGATTTTGGCTAGAGTAGGAGCGTCAATATCTCTTCCTTCTCTTCCACCTTTTACAGTGCATTGATACCAGCAGTATTCTTCTCCGTTTGGGCCTTTTTCATCTGATTTTATTACCTGATGTTTTTTTGCATCTTCAGGAGAGTTAACATAAACTTTTTTAGGATCAATTGAAATTACAACAGCCTGACTTCCATAAACAGCTGAAATTTGTTCTATTGAAGACTTTCCTGTTTTATTTTTTGTTTTTAGATATTCTTCTGCAATAATTACAGCATCACTTCCAATGGAAATTTTATCTGCTCCTGACCTGAAATATTGTGAAGCAACTTCAAGGGAAGAATAGAAATTATTATCTTTGTCTGTAAAATCCCGTATTCCTCCGCCTATGGTAAGGGGTACAAAAACATTTTCAGAAGTTTTTTTAAGGACTTCTATCATGGGCAGATCTTTTAAGGGAAAATCCCTGAATCCAGTTATATTTAAAAATGTAATTTCATCAGCGCCTTCATTATAATATCTTTTGGCAAGTTCAACAGGTTTACCAAGATTTCTGACATCACCTTTTTCTCTTACATCGTATTGGTCACCTTTAGTTACTATAAGATCACCCTGGTCATTTGACCTCACATCAAGGCAGGCTATAATTCTTTTTGCAAAGCCTTTTCCCTTTGTTGGAGTATTAAAAAAAGAAAATATTTTTTTATCTGAAATAAAGTTTTCTATAATCTTTAGACCGGCATGGCCGCTTTTTTCAGGGTGGAATTGGGTAGCAATTATATTGTCTTTTTGGATTGCACTTGTAAATTCATAACCATAGTTTGTTGTGGTAAGAATATCTGAGCTGTTTTCAGGTGATGCATGATAGGAATGAACAAAATAAAATTTATCATTTTTGTTTAATTCAGAAAAAATAAAAGAATCTTTTTGTATGTTTAATCCGTTCCAGCCCATATGGGGAATAGAAAGTTCTGTATTAAACTTTTTGACTTTTCCTTTAATTATACCAAGACCTTTTTTATGTGGAGATTCTTCGCTTTCGTCTAAAAGAGCGTGAAGACCAAGACAGATTCCAAAAAAAGGTTTACCAGACCTGATAAATTCTTTTAAAGGCTCAATGTAATTTTTTTCATCAAGAATTTTTATCATGCTTTCAAAATTTCCAACTCCAGGGAAAATAAGTTTGTCAGCGGATAAAATGTCTGAAGGAGTTTTCACTATCTTAATATCTGATTGAAACTGCTTTACTGCATTTATAATGCTTCTTACGTTTCCTGCTCCATAATCAAGTATTGTTATCATTTTAACTCCAGAAATGAATTTATATTAACCTTGAATTTATTACTTTAGTATTCGCAGAAATACAAGAAGGTTTTGATTTGTGAGGATTTATATGTGCAAAAATTGATGATTTTTGGCTTTGGTGTTTCTTTTTTTGATATTTTATCAGATTTGTGAATACAAATTGAATATATAAAAAAATAAAAACTCCATAAGAGTTAAGCTGTTTGTTTTGATTTATTGAAATTTAATTGTGGAGATTGAACCTGGGAGGTTTACTGGGAATTTTGATAAAAAAATGGTGCTTTTATTGAAAAAGCACCATTTTTTAAATATTATTCAGTTACGTTGATAGCTGAAGGGCCTTTTGGGCCTTCCTGAATATCAAATGTAACTTTAGCTCCTTCACGAAGTGATTTGAAACCTGTGCTGTTAATTCCTGTGTGATGAACAAAAACGTCAGTTCCATTTTCTTGTTCAATAAAACCAAATCCTTTTGAGTCGTTAAACCATTTTACTGTTCCACTTGCCATTGTGACTTTTCCTTAATTAATTGTTTGTACATTTTGTTCGATACTTCAGGTGCTGCCACTTTGTAAATGGATTTCCTTTAATAACGAATCACTAATGTTTCTCGAATTGAGATGTTGACCGATAATGACCCTGATTGAATAATAAAGCAAGGGTTATTTTGATAATAATAAAAATCTTTAGGATTATATGAAGATATGGTTGAAAGAAATCTATCTTTTTTAAAAATAAAATATTCTATTCTTTTGAGTGCTGACAAGGCTTGCAGGTAAGCTTTTGATTAGTGAAATTTGAAAACAACTTAAATATTAACAATTAAATTAAATATTTTTTTTTATGGAATTTGCGGCTAATTGGGCAGTAACAAGACATCCTCCTAGAAAAGTTCCTTCAAGGGAACCCTGGCCATGAATCCCGCCGCCTCCAAATCCTGCTGTTTCTCCAATTGCATAAAAAGACTTTATAGGCTTACCAGAAGGGGTTAAAATTCTGCTTTCAAGATCTGTTATAATTCCTCCAAGACTTTTTCTTGTGAGAATGAATTCTCTAATGGCAATAAAAGGCTTTGCCAGCGGGTCAAGGATTGTCTGCAAATTACAGGTTCTGATTCTGTCGCCTCGATATTTTCTATAGGAAACTATTCTTCTTAGCTGGTCGTCATTTATAAGGTTTTTACCTCTAAGTATTCCTGAGTCATATTTTTTAAGCTCTGATTTTAAGACTGATTTGTCAATTTTAAAATCAGGTTCAAGGAAATTCATTTTTTCAACAAGTTCTTCAAGAGAATCTGCAACAACAAAATCATCACAATTATTGGAAAGTTTTTTCACAAGGGCTTTATTTCCAAATAAAAGTTCTTTTAAAAGATTAAATTTTTGTTTTTTTCTAAATGAAGTCATATAATCACAACCGGAAACAGCCAGCTCTTTTTTTGCGATTTTAAAATTCATTATCTGCCATGAAAATTTTCCAGGTTGTTTTAAAATTTCATCAACTAAGAACTTTGTATCGGTGTAACCCATAAGAGGAGAGGGCCCTATTCTTTTTCCATGGGCATTTATCCATACTGCTGATTTTGGTGGTACAAGGCTTAGTCCATGATTTTCCCTTAATGAATCCGGGTAATGAACTCCTGCAGCATAATGCCATTGGTTTTTTAAGTTTTTAAGCTGACCTCCTGCTTTTTCAGCTGCAAAATGAACTATTCCGTCTGCAAATTTATGTCCACCGTTTAAAAGTCTTTGGGGCAGTTCTCCTCTTTCATTTTCAGGCCAGTATTTTTTCACAAGGGAAAGATCACCTCCGCAGATTCCTCCGGCTGCCGCGATAACAAAATCAGCTTTTACTTCAAAAGGGGCGTGGGTTGATTCTATAATTCCAGAGCATCCATTGATCTGATCATTTTTTTTATTAAAGTTATTTACCCTGTGTCTGAATTTAAATGAAAGGTTGTTTGAATTGGGGTGTTTTTCAATTGCTTTAATTATTTTTTTAATTATTTCAAAACCTGTTCCCCAGGCAATATGCCATCTTGGAACTGAATTCCCCTGTTGAAACATTCCTCTTTCAGGCCAGTTTACAACAGGAAGAAATTTTATTCCCTTATCTGTTAGCCATTCATAAATATATTTTGTTGAATACTCTATGTATTTTTTGGCCCATTTTTTTTGAAGCTGGGAATTTGAGTCAAAATTAGCATATCTTTTCCAATCTTGGTAGGCAAGTTCAAATGAGTCTTTTATTCCGGATTTTCTTTGAAGAGGAGTGTCAACAGCCAGAATACCTCCAAAAGATTCTTTTGCAAGGCCTCCCAATTTTTCCTGATTATCCCGATCTAAAATGAGTATTTTTTTACCTGTATCAAGCAGTTCAAATGCAGCAGCAAGGCCGGCTATGCCTCCTCCAACAATTACAATATCTGTGGTGTATTTTTTAGCTAAGTGGGGCATTTCTTCTACTCCAAAAATTAAACTTTGGTATTTGAATTTTATTTAAATAAGTTAATGAAATTTTGCATTTAATTGGTTTTAAGGTCAAGGCTTAAATAAAGATTTTATACAAAGGGTAAGAGTGCTTATTTAATTCGGGAGCAAATAAAACTTGACATAAAATTAAATAAGTGCTTTTTTACAAAAATGTTTCTATAAGAAGAAACACAATGGAGGCAAAATGGAAATTTTTAAATTAAACAATTCTTATTTATGTTGGTGGCGTCTTTACTCATCTGGAGTGGAGCCGCTGTAAAAGTATAGTCAGGCTCCGCATTTTCCGCGGTCCCTGTTAATTTATTTAGTTTAATTCAAGCTGCGGGTTTTTTTAATCTGCGGCTTTTTTTGTTTTTTAAGGAGATAAAATGGAATTAAAATCTTTTCCCTCAAAGGCAAAGTTTGTTGAACTTGCCAAAGATTACAATGTTATTCCTGTTTGTAAAACCATACTTGCCGATTCTGATACCCCTGTATCTCTTTTAAGAAAATCATTTAGATCCGGAGTTCCTCTTTTTCTTCTTGAAAGTGTGGAAGGTGGGGAAAAGTTTGGGCGGTTCAGTTTTTTAGGAATTTCTGCAAGATATGTTATAAAAGTTTTTAATGATAAAATAAGGGTTTCGAGTTTAAATCATATTGATGAATTTGAACACAATAATGATCCTTTTAATGCTTTAAGGGAGTTTAGTTCTCAGTTTAAGGCAGCTCCAATTAAGGAAATTCAAGGGTTTTATTCAGGTTTGGTTGGATATATGACCTATGAAATGATTTCATTTATAGAAAAAATTTCAAACAAACTTCCTTCAAACGAACCCTTGGCTCTTTTTATGGTTCCCGACTCAATGCTTGTTTTTGATAATGTTTCCCAT of the Desulforegulaceae bacterium genome contains:
- a CDS encoding aldo/keto reductase, whose product is MNFLNLGSTDIKISKIIMGTWQTGKQMWTGIQDSDSIEAITTAYENNITTFDTAEMYGKGHSERILGKALKNVRDKVIIATKAAPHNLSKEKLVSACEKSLKNLDTDYIDLYQIHWPAGSFGSKRIPVSETLEAMKKLKEQGKIRAIGVSNFSREQLKEALNFSRIDSVQPPYSILWRHIEKDLMPFCLENKITILSYSSMAQGLLSGKFKKDHKFDKKDNRASNKLFQGETFEKALEIIEDLKPIASNLGISLSELALAWVKKHENTAAIAGARNKEQSKENSKALNIDLSLEIMDFINKKSKDFISLTEESPIMWG
- the hisF gene encoding imidazole glycerol phosphate synthase subunit HisF, with the translated sequence MITILDYGAGNVRSIINAVKQFQSDIKIVKTPSDILSADKLIFPGVGNFESMIKILDEKNYIEPLKEFIRSGKPFFGICLGLHALLDESEESPHKKGLGIIKGKVKKFNTELSIPHMGWNGLNIQKDSFIFSELNKNDKFYFVHSYHASPENSSDILTTTNYGYEFTSAIQKDNIIATQFHPEKSGHAGLKIIENFISDKKIFSFFNTPTKGKGFAKRIIACLDVRSNDQGDLIVTKGDQYDVREKGDVRNLGKPVELAKRYYNEGADEITFLNITGFRDFPLKDLPMIEVLKKTSENVFVPLTIGGGIRDFTDKDNNFYSSLEVASQYFRSGADKISIGSDAVIIAEEYLKTKNKTGKSSIEQISAVYGSQAVVISIDPKKVYVNSPEDAKKHQVIKSDEKGPNGEEYCWYQCTVKGGREGRDIDAPTLAKICQELGAGEILVNSIDKDGTNSGFDINLINLVKKKVSIPVIASSGAGKVEHFEEVFSKTKVEAGLAAGIFHRKEVEIEDVKKHLEKTGVEVRKIY
- a CDS encoding heavy metal translocating P-type ATPase; translated protein: MKNYRIPINGMHCNNCAASVEKKISKLESPENINVSYADESLNFSLKKENPEVLHQINNSVIDAGFKLLTKTSFLKISGMHCTNCSMSIEKNLNSIFGIIIANVNLGDETLAIEYIDSIISIDEIIKKIESIGFKAFEIKDNEDFLSQDLKEAKNQKIKFITGLVFTIPLFLVSMTADMTNLLPSYPESFLMGLLLFILATPVQFFTGFDYYKGAYTSLKNGSSNMDVLVALGSSAAYFYSTVILFTSFKGDHLYFETSAVIITLIKLGKMLEARTKGKTGEAVKKLLDLTPKKVLKENKDGTTESKNLSEIEVNDIIIVKPGENIPVDGEIVYGKSAINESMLTGESLPADKNPGDLVTGGTLNINGLIKIKATAIGKDSVLAKIVEIVRHAQGSKAPVQEVADRVAAVFVPFVIISAIITFSIWYFFTGDFTASIVRLTAVLVIACPCALGLATPTALMAGAGKGAVSGVLFKSGKAIQKLASVKTIIIDKTGTLTKGEPSVLNIYKIDKDFDEEKLLSIATSIEKNSNHPVSSAITKKGISENAEIIECSDFEEVGGMGVKGKIENIEYKIGKPGWFDNLPKKALSILETVYSRGNTPAVLSANNSIKGVFEIHDEIKEDSKQAIKELKNLGLKITLLTGDNEKTAANTAKTLGIDDYIAEATPDSKAKLVKDYQAKYGFAAMVGDGINDAPALATAHSGIALGTGTDVAIESADIILPGHKMRLLPYCIRLSKKTLKTIKLNLFWAFVYNILLIPIAAGILAPFPEMPDWIRQLNPMVAAFAMSMSSIMVVSSSLLLYKSRDNIN
- the metE gene encoding 5-methyltetrahydropteroyltriglutamate--homocysteine S-methyltransferase, yielding MKSHILGFPSIGEKRELKKALESFWKKEISFQDLENKAEGIKIFNWELQKSSGLTYVTTGDFSLYDNILDTTSMLGLVPSRFGFKRENIYPKYYFDMARGNQKKNILPLEMKKWFNTNYHYMVPEFEKNLRPLKSSQKIISETRLCSQLGYNPKPVLTGAFTYLLSGNEIKGFERFELLDEILNIYCEIVKELSNYTDLIQIDEPILSTDIDVNIKKDFKCFYKKLKKASGNSKIMIASYFDELRENLDLIFDCGIDGIHFDFVNQNKDLEKLSSDLPENMFLSLGIINGKNVWINNLENSIEILSGFKKRFKNEIMVSTSCSLKHVPVNLENETLMDENIKSLFSFAKQKIIETSFLGRALDGNIDNTFLEKNKKAFEFKKSSKKLNIERVRTRVKNITDQMFERKSPFEKRIKIQKEKLNLPIFPVTTIGSFPQTPDIRKQRQKFKKGDISKSEYNNFIESKIDEMIDFQEKTGLDVFVHGEPERNDMVEYFGENLEGFIISQNGWVQSYGSRCVKPPVIYGDIERLSPVTLNWINYASSKTDKIVKGMLTGPVTIYCWSFPRDDISKKEILFQLGLAIRDEVCDLEKSGIKIIQIDEAALREGLPLRKSKHEDYLETAVNSFCLASSGVGDETQIHTHMCYSEFNSIIEWIAKMDADVITIEASRSKMKLLDAFKKFNYPNEAGPGVYDIHSPRIPETEEIVNLLKLALETVPANKLWVNPDCGLKTRGWDETEKSLKNLVKAAQILRKEYENIII
- a CDS encoding FAD-binding dehydrogenase; translation: MPHLAKKYTTDIVIVGGGIAGLAAAFELLDTGKKILILDRDNQEKLGGLAKESFGGILAVDTPLQRKSGIKDSFELAYQDWKRYANFDSNSQLQKKWAKKYIEYSTKYIYEWLTDKGIKFLPVVNWPERGMFQQGNSVPRWHIAWGTGFEIIKKIIKAIEKHPNSNNLSFKFRHRVNNFNKKNDQINGCSGIIESTHAPFEVKADFVIAAAGGICGGDLSLVKKYWPENERGELPQRLLNGGHKFADGIVHFAAEKAGGQLKNLKNQWHYAAGVHYPDSLRENHGLSLVPPKSAVWINAHGKRIGPSPLMGYTDTKFLVDEILKQPGKFSWQIMNFKIAKKELAVSGCDYMTSFRKKQKFNLLKELLFGNKALVKKLSNNCDDFVVADSLEELVEKMNFLEPDFKIDKSVLKSELKKYDSGILRGKNLINDDQLRRIVSYRKYRGDRIRTCNLQTILDPLAKPFIAIREFILTRKSLGGIITDLESRILTPSGKPIKSFYAIGETAGFGGGGIHGQGSLEGTFLGGCLVTAQLAANSIKKNI
- a CDS encoding cold-shock protein — protein: MASGTVKWFNDSKGFGFIEQENGTDVFVHHTGINSTGFKSLREGAKVTFDIQEGPKGPSAINVTE